The following coding sequences lie in one Rutidosis leptorrhynchoides isolate AG116_Rl617_1_P2 chromosome 6, CSIRO_AGI_Rlap_v1, whole genome shotgun sequence genomic window:
- the LOC139853228 gene encoding E3 ubiquitin ligase PQT3-like isoform X2, protein MAVNYKFRSEKGFRSLSIEGHYITVGQLKNKIFYGKPYRKGKEDIIVLYNAQTNEEYLSEAELIPRFTSVVVRRGSKYHRIASPPKEEEVEENKSEIDSMTSSVNNFDFFDFGKDVYDIPEVAPNKPVISKSKAAEDSKLQAYELKYSGRGGFERPKPPVGYVCHRCNIPGHLIQHCPTNGDANFDIKRYQPNAAATVFKLNFPAIEKELEGIPSSSTVIVLPPEFHCPLCKQAMKDAVFASKCCFQSFCDKCIRDKIISEKACFCGATDRLADDLLPNYTLRDTITRMLEADSSSSGSLGQGKDYALPIASKRSQSPSHNVEANKLPSGEKEEISSMLDQKVSVITKEPALQGCPQPIDNEVQNKKVTVETPKKKKNKKMANSPVNGDPGPFLYNPYWNGYMNPYYGFVPQLTHYGIPGMMHHQIPLHRMESSEDKKFQREVSDSGDVNTMKSAHIPTSHSDKTRKRQRSLYQDDSIYWNQASVVGTVCPSTPRTAFCRTKNGENESSDDEVKHFKRKRSWYDQSSSPMNDYLKSCQIPMES, encoded by the exons atggCGGTGAATTATAAGTTTAGATCTGAGAAAGGCTTCCGATCGCTTTCAATTGAAGGTCATTACATTACTGTTGGTCAATTGAAGAATAAAATCTTTTATGGCAAGCCGTACAGAAAGGGGAAGGAGGATATTATAGTTCTTTACAATGCACAAACGAATGAAG AGTATCTTAGTGAAGCAGAACTAATACCTAGATTCACATCTGTCGTGGTCCGTCGGGGTTCAAAATATCATCGCATAGCTTCCCCACCTAAAGAAGA GGAAGTAGAAGAGAATAAAAGTGAAATTGATTCGATGACTAGCTCT GTTAACAATTTCGATTTTTTTGATTTTGGAAAGGATGTATACGATATTCCAGAAGTTGCACCAAACAAGCCAGTCATCAGTAAAAGTAAAGCTGCTGAGGACAGCAAACTTCAGGCTTATG AATTAAAATATTCAGGCAGAGGCGGCTTTGAGCGACCAAAACCACCTGTGGGCTATGTATGCCATAGATGCAATATACCTG GCCATCTCATCCAGCACTGCCCCACAAATGGGGATGCTAACTTTGACATCAAACGTTATCAACCGAATGCGGCTGCCACGGTTTTTAAACTAAATTT tcCTGCAATTGAGAAGGAACTTGAGGGGATACCTAGCAGTTCGACTGTTATTGTACTACCGCCCGAATTTCATTGCCCATTGTGCAAGCAAGCAATGAAGGACGCTGTTTTCGCGAGCAAGTGCTGTTTCCAGAGTTTTTGTGACAAAt GTATAAGGGACAAAATTATATCAGAGAAAGCATGTTTCTGTGGAGCTACAGATAGACTTGCAGATGACTTGTTGCCTAACTATACACTTAGAGATACAATAACTCGAATGTTAGAAGCTGACTCTAGCAGTTCAGGCAGTCTCGGTCAAG GTAAGGACTATGCTCTGCCTATTGCCTCAAAACGGAGCCAATCTCCGTCACATAATGTGGAAGCTAATAAGTTACCGAGCGGTGAAAAAGAGGAAATATCTTCGATGCTTGATCAGAAAGTTTCGGTGATTACTAAAGAACCTGCTTTACAGGGATGTCCTCAACCAATAGATAATGAAGTGCAGAACAAGAAAGTTACTGTTGAGACAC caaagaagaagaaaaacaagaaGATGGCCAATTCGCCCGTGAATGGTGATCCGGGCCCTTTCCTTTATAATCCATACTGGAACGGATACATGAATCCGTATTACGGTTTCGTCCCACAGTTAACTCATTATGGAATACCAGGGATGATGCATCATCAAATCCCACTTCACAG AATGGAGTCGTCTGAAGATAAGAAATTTCAGAGAGAAGTTAGTGACAGTGGGGATGTTAATACAATGAAGTCGGCACAT ATACCAACTTCACACTCCGATAAAACGCGAAAGAGGCAACGCTCGTTATATCAAGATGATAGCATCTACTGGAACCAAGCATCAGTGGTCGGTACAGTATGCCCTTCAACTCCTAGGACTGCattttgtcgtaccaaaaatggaGAAAATGAATCAAGTGACGACGAAGTGAAGCACTTCAAGCGAAAGCGGTCTTGGTATGATCAGTCATCATCGCCGATGAATGATTATCTGAAGAGTTGCCAGATCCCGATGGAAAGCTAA
- the LOC139853228 gene encoding E3 ubiquitin ligase PQT3-like isoform X1 has translation MAVNYKFRSEKGFRSLSIEGHYITVGQLKNKIFYGKPYRKGKEDIIVLYNAQTNEEYLSEAELIPRFTSVVVRRGSKYHRIASPPKEEEVEENKSEIDSMTSSVNNFDFFDFGKDVYDIPEVAPNKPVISKSKAAEDSKLQAYELKYSGRGGFERPKPPVGYVCHRCNIPGHLIQHCPTNGDANFDIKRYQPNAAATVFKLNFPAIEKELEGIPSSSTVIVLPPEFHCPLCKQAMKDAVFASKCCFQSFCDKCIRDKIISEKACFCGATDRLADDLLPNYTLRDTITRMLEADSSSSGSLGQGKDYALPIASKRSQSPSHNVEANKLPSGEKEEISSMLDQKVSVITKEPALQGCPQPIDNEVQNKKVTVETPKKKKNKKMANSPVNGDPGPFLYNPYWNGYMNPYYGFVPQLTHYGIPGMMHHQIPLHRMESSEDKKFQREVSDSGDVNTMKSAHVCNLIIVHILFIHSSAYNYYIFYILYYSGNLLFKYICSIHDLGKNNVFVEPFCFWFFNYICMVYKVNIYLLNLFVRSCHALHFVFCFRSPC, from the exons atggCGGTGAATTATAAGTTTAGATCTGAGAAAGGCTTCCGATCGCTTTCAATTGAAGGTCATTACATTACTGTTGGTCAATTGAAGAATAAAATCTTTTATGGCAAGCCGTACAGAAAGGGGAAGGAGGATATTATAGTTCTTTACAATGCACAAACGAATGAAG AGTATCTTAGTGAAGCAGAACTAATACCTAGATTCACATCTGTCGTGGTCCGTCGGGGTTCAAAATATCATCGCATAGCTTCCCCACCTAAAGAAGA GGAAGTAGAAGAGAATAAAAGTGAAATTGATTCGATGACTAGCTCT GTTAACAATTTCGATTTTTTTGATTTTGGAAAGGATGTATACGATATTCCAGAAGTTGCACCAAACAAGCCAGTCATCAGTAAAAGTAAAGCTGCTGAGGACAGCAAACTTCAGGCTTATG AATTAAAATATTCAGGCAGAGGCGGCTTTGAGCGACCAAAACCACCTGTGGGCTATGTATGCCATAGATGCAATATACCTG GCCATCTCATCCAGCACTGCCCCACAAATGGGGATGCTAACTTTGACATCAAACGTTATCAACCGAATGCGGCTGCCACGGTTTTTAAACTAAATTT tcCTGCAATTGAGAAGGAACTTGAGGGGATACCTAGCAGTTCGACTGTTATTGTACTACCGCCCGAATTTCATTGCCCATTGTGCAAGCAAGCAATGAAGGACGCTGTTTTCGCGAGCAAGTGCTGTTTCCAGAGTTTTTGTGACAAAt GTATAAGGGACAAAATTATATCAGAGAAAGCATGTTTCTGTGGAGCTACAGATAGACTTGCAGATGACTTGTTGCCTAACTATACACTTAGAGATACAATAACTCGAATGTTAGAAGCTGACTCTAGCAGTTCAGGCAGTCTCGGTCAAG GTAAGGACTATGCTCTGCCTATTGCCTCAAAACGGAGCCAATCTCCGTCACATAATGTGGAAGCTAATAAGTTACCGAGCGGTGAAAAAGAGGAAATATCTTCGATGCTTGATCAGAAAGTTTCGGTGATTACTAAAGAACCTGCTTTACAGGGATGTCCTCAACCAATAGATAATGAAGTGCAGAACAAGAAAGTTACTGTTGAGACAC caaagaagaagaaaaacaagaaGATGGCCAATTCGCCCGTGAATGGTGATCCGGGCCCTTTCCTTTATAATCCATACTGGAACGGATACATGAATCCGTATTACGGTTTCGTCCCACAGTTAACTCATTATGGAATACCAGGGATGATGCATCATCAAATCCCACTTCACAG AATGGAGTCGTCTGAAGATAAGAAATTTCAGAGAGAAGTTAGTGACAGTGGGGATGTTAATACAATGAAGTCGGCACATGTATGTAATCTTATAATAGTCCATATACTGTTTATTCATTCATCagcttataattattatatattttatattttatattattccgGTAACCTTTTGTTCAAGTACATCTGTTCAATCCATGATTTGGGTAAGAACAATGTATTTGTTGAGCCTTTTTGTTTTTGGttttttaattatatatgtatggtgtataaagtaaatatatatctTTTGAATCTCTTTGTGAGATCCTGTCATGCGTTGCATTTTGTTTTCTGCTTTCGATCGCCATGTTAA
- the LOC139855066 gene encoding uncharacterized protein yields MRYGVKSTRNVSIEESVGIFLLILAHGCGNRLAQETFNHSGETIHRHFHKILKAVLKLSGDIIKPNTCYNEEVPPQILNDSRYYPMFKDCIGAIDGTHVRASVREHEQAKYIGRKGYATQNIMAACDFNMCFTFAWAGWEDKYYVVDAGYPNTRGYLAPYKGNDIRYHIPDFRRGKTAAQRAPKGLKETFNYHHSSLRNVIERTFGVWKARWAILKDMHVNYSYETQVNIVIASMAIHNYIRMKGRFDEAFNTAEQENYHPIQELNSESSTSMNVNEGGIHRRNDDLYMSVVRDRIARDVMESR; encoded by the exons ATGCGTTATGGTGTGAAGTCAACTCGTAATGTATCTATTGAGGAGTCGGTTGGTATTTTTTTGCTAATACTAGCACATGGGTGTGGAAACAGACTAGCtcaggaaacatttaatcattcagGAGAAACCATTCATCGACATTTTCATAAGATTTTGAAAGCGGTACTTAAGCTTAGCGGTGATATTATTAAGCCAAATACATGCTACAATGAAGAAGTACCACCACAAATTTTGAACGATTCGCGGTACTATCCCATGTTCAAG GATTGTATTGGCGCAATTGATGGCACACATGTGAGAGCGTCAGTTCGAGAGCATGAACAAGCAAAATATATAGGGAGAAAAGGATACGCAACTCAAAATATTATGGCAGCTTGTGATTTTAACATGTGTTTTACATTTGCGTGGGCGGGTTGGGAAg ATAAATACTATGTTGTTGATGCCGGATATCCAAATACCAGAGGATATCTTGCTCCGTATAAAGGAAACGATATTCGTTACCATATACCAGATTTTCGTCGTGGTAAAACTGCTGCCCAACGTGCTCCTAAAGGATTAAAAGAGACATTTAACTATCATCACTCTTCGTTGAGAAATGTGATTGAACGAACATTTGGAGTATGGAAGGCAAGATGGGCAATATTAAAAGATATGCATGTAAATTACTCATACGAAACACAAGTCAATATTGTGATAGCGTCTATGGCAATTCACAACTATATCAGAATGAAAGGTCGTTTTGATGAAGCATTTAACACGGCAGAGCAAGAAAACTATCATCCAATTCAAGAGTTAAATAGCGAATCATCCACTAGCATGAACGTAAATGAAGGAGGTATACATCGTAGAAATGATGATCTATATATGAGTGTAGTAAGAGATAGAATTGCAAGAGATGTTATGGAATCGAGATGA